The Kribbella sp. HUAS MG21 genome includes the window CTGCGGCAGCCAGGCGTCGGAGAGAACACTCTTCCGCTGTCAGCAGACGGACTCAGCCGAGCGCGGCCACCGCCCCGACCATCCGGTCCCAGAACGCCTGCTGATCGAGCGAGACAGCGACCTTCGCGTTCGGCGGGCGCCCCGTGTAACCGTCCAGATCCACAACAGTCGCGCCGGCCGTCCACTCGCCCCGGGTCTCGATCACCAGGTTCGCGTCGACACAGCCGACAACCGCCGGATCGATCACCCGCGCCACCGCGACCGGATCGTGCAACGGCGGCGCCGCGAACCCGAACAGCTCCCGGTACGTCGACGCGAAGAACGTCATCCACTCGGCACAGACCCGCGCCAACGGCGTCCCGATCCGCTCGAACCGCGCGAGCACCTCCTCCGTCACCAGCGCCTGATGCGTGACGTTCAGCCCGCACATCGTGAACGGCACCCCCGACCGCACCACCACGTCCGCCGCCTCCGGGTCGACGTACGCGTTGGCCTCCGCGAGCGGCGCGATGTTCCCGCGCTCGGTGGACCCGCCCATCCACACGATCTCGGTGATGTTCGACGCCACGTCCGGCTCGTCTATGAGCAGCCGCGCGACGTTCGTCAACGCCCCGGTCGCGACAACCGTCGCCGGTCCGGTGCGCAGTACGTCGACCAACACGTCGTGCGCGGAGTACGCCGAGAGCGGCACTGCGGGCTCACCGGCGAATACCGGCCCATCCAGCCCGGTCCCGCCGTGCACGTCGTCAGCGATCCGCAACGGCCGCGCCAACGGCACCGCGGCACCCTGCGCGACCGGAACCGACGAAACCCCGGCGAGGGACAGCACCCGACGCGCGTTCAGCGTGCACTTGTCGACGGTCTGGTTGCCGGCCACCGTCGTCACGGCGAGCAGGTCGACAGCAGGATCGGCAACCGCGAGCAGGATCGCCATCGCATCGTCGTGGCCGGGATCGCAGTCGAGGATCAGCGGGATCACCATGCGCCCGAGTATGCCGACGTCAGCCGTGCACGGACTCGCCCGATACCTGGAGCAGGAAGCGGAGCGCGTCGTACGACGGGCTGCCGGGTTCGGCGGTGTACGCGACGAGCAGCTGCTCCGGGTGCGTGTCGACGGTGAACTGCTGCACGTCCAGGGTGAGGCGGCCCGCGGTCGGGTGGTTGTAGGTCTTGGTGAGTTGCCGCGGCCCACGGACCTGATGCGTCGCCCACCAGGTCCGGAAGTCGGCGTCCCGCACGCTCAGCTCGCCGACGAGGGACGTGATCGCGGGATCGTGGGGTGTGCGGCCGGCTTCCATCCGCAGTACGGCGACGCACTCGCGCGCGGCGCGCGGCCAGTCGTCGTACAGCGCGCGGACGCGTTCGTCGAGGAACGTGAGGCGGATCAGGTTGCGGTGCTCGAGCGGCAGGGCACCGAAGTCGGTGAGGAGCCCGGCGGCGCCCTGGTTCCAGGCGAGCACGGCCATGCCGCGGTGCAGGACCATCGCCGGTACGTCGTACATCCGGTCGAGGAGTTGCCGCAACTGGGGAGCCACGTCGGGCAGGCTGGGACGGCGGGCCGGCGCGGGCGCTACGTCCGCGACGGTGAACAGGTACTCGCGTTCGTCCGCCGCGAGCCGCAGCGCGTCCGCCAGCGCGTCGAGCACCGGCCGCGAGACCCGGCGCGTCCGCCCCTGCTCCAGGCGGACGATGTAGTCGACGCTGACGTGCGCGAGCTGTGCCAGCTCCTCCCGCCGCAGTCCCGGCACCCGCCGCAACCGCCCGTCGTCCGGCAGACCCACCTGCGCCGGTTCGAGCGCCGCACGCCGCGACCGCAGGAACTCACCGAGCTCGTTGTCCATGCCCCCTAGTGTGCGTGGTCACCGAGCCTCGTGCCTGGTACTGACCTGCATAGGCAGAACCCTCCCTGGAACCCAGCCTCCGCACCGACGAGCTTTGAGACATGCGAACCAACGTGAACTTCATCAGCGGCGGCCTGGAGCTCGCCGCACACGTCTACCTCCCCGAACAGCAGTACGACGCTCCGCGCCCGGCGATCGTGGTCGGTCATCCCGGGACCGGTGTGAAGGAGCAGGCCGCCGGCCTCTACGCCCAGCGCCTCGCCGAGCAGGGCTTCGTCACGCTGGCGTACGACGCCGCGTACCAGGGCGAGAGCGAAGGCCTCCCGCGCGGCCTCGAGGATCCGGCACAGCGCGTCGAGGACCTGAAGGCGGCCGTCTCCTACCTGACCACCCGCGCGGACGTCGACGCGGAGCGGATCGGAGTCCTCGGCATCTGCGCGTCAGGCGGCTACGGACTCGTCGCCACCGCCACCGACCCGCGGATCAAGGCGCTCGCCACCGTGAGTGCGGCCGACATCGCGCGGCAGTTCCGGGTCGGCGCCGACGGGACCCAAGACCCGGCCGTCTTCGAGGGACTGCTCGCCGCCGCGGCCGCGGCTCGTACGGCGGAGGCGCGCGGGGACGACGTACAGACCTTCAAGCTCTTCCCGGAGACCGAGGAAGCCGCACGCGCCGGCGGGCAGCACGTGTACGAGGGCTGGGAGTACTACTGCACGCCCCGCGGCCGGCACGAGCGCTCCACCAAGATCCTGCCGTGGGTCAGCGTCGACCACATCGCCACCTTCGACGCCTTCCACGCGGTCCACCTGATCGCACCGCGGCCGCTGCTGATGATGGCCGGCCGCAACGCCGTCACCGCGTGGATGAGTGTCGAGGCCTTCCAGAAAGCGCGCGGTCCGAAGCAGTTCAGCTGGATCGAGAACGCCACGCACGTCGACCTCTACGACCGCGACGAGTACGTCACGCCCGCGGTCGCCGAGCTGACGACCTTCTTCGACGGCGCCCTCCGAGCCGCCTGAGTCGGACTGCCAGGCGCCGTGTCATCCGTACGGCGCCTGGCAGGCGTTGCCGATGAGCTATCCGACAGTCACCGTCTGGCCGAGATCGTTGTAGCCGGTGGCCGGCTGCCAGGTGCCGGTGTTGGCGAGGCGGATCGAGTACTCGGGCTGCGTGGAGAGCCGCGGGTCCGGCAGGTTGAGTAGTACGCGGTACTTGCCGGGGACGGGCGGTGCGGCGACCGTCCAGTTCAGGTCGGTCGTCGTACCGGCTCCCCAGCGCCGCGGGTCGGCGGGGACGTCGACCTTGAACGTGTGCTTGTCGCTCTGGAAGAGCAGCTGCACGCGGCGCGTGTTGTACGGCGCGGCCCAGCCGTCGTTGCGGACCTGCAGACCGACCTGTACCGTCCCGCGCGGGCTTGCCTTGGTGGTGACGGTGCTCTGGGTGAGGGCGAAGCGGTAGCCGAGCTTCTGCTGGGCGGTCGTGATGTTCGCGCCCCAGCTGCCGAGCACGTCCTTGTTGTAGTCGGTGTTCAGGTACGAGAAGTGCAGGCGAGCCATCTCGGCCGATGCCGACTCCCACTCGGACCGCGGTGGGTTGACGTTGCAGGTCTCGCCGCCCTCCGGCACGTAGTTGGTGTCCTGGGCAACGAAATCCTTGTCGAGCTCGATCGGGTCGCTGAGGTAGGTCCCGAAGTCGTCCGGGCTGGCCAGGAAGCAGTCGTTGTGGTGGCCGACCCGCGCCAGCGCCGAACCGTCGTACGCCTGCTCCGCGGTCAGCGCGCCCGCGGTCCCGGTCGGCACGCCGAACATCCGCTGCTTCATGTACGGCGTCCGCACCTGGACTGTCCGGTCCTTCGGCAGCGCCGCGAGCAGCGCCGTGACGACGGCCTTGCGATCCGCCCAGTTCTGGTCCGAGACCTGGCTCGGGTCCTGCGGGTTGCTGAAGTGGTCTGTGTAGTAGCCCTCACCCCACAGCCCGACGAAGCCCGACTGGACGACCTCGATCACGCCGACGTTCTGGCGCAGCACCGGCGTCAGTTGCTGGATGTGCTTCAGGACCCGGGCGACGGGCGCGTCGCCGTACGGCGTCGGCGGCGGCCAGCCGGCCCCGGGCAGGGCGTACGCGAACCGCACGATCACCTTGATGCCGGCCGCGCGGGCGGTGGCGAAGTCGGCGCGGACCAGGTCGAGGTACTGCTCGTCGATGACGTCCTGGCTCGCGAACTTCTCCAGGTAGAACACGCGGAGGATCTGCGTGATGTTCTCCTGGGTGCGGTAGTTGCGCAAGGTAGTGAGATTGAGCGGTACGTAGCCCTTGCCGTCGGCGCGGTAGTGCGTCTCCGTGTGGTGGTAGAAGCCGCGCTCGGGGTTCGCGATCACCTCGTCGGAGGTGGTGTAGCCGCGGGTCGCCGTGCGTGGTGCGTCGTGCGCCATGGCTGCCTGCGTCGGCAGTAGCAGGCCGATCGCCGCGAGGGCCGTGACAAGCCGTCTCATCAGGTTCTCCTAGCTGACAGTGAGTGTGTGCAGGAGCGAGTTCATCCCGGTCGCCGCGTCCCAGGTGCCCTGGTTCGCGAGGCGGATCGAGTACTCGGGGCGAGTGGACAGAAGCGGATCCGGCAGGTTGAGCAGCAGGGTGTACGAGCCTGCCGGAAGATTCGTTGGCACCGTCAACGTCTGCTGGACGGTGGTCGACGTGCCCGCGGTCCAGCGCCGCGGGTCCGACGTGAGCGGGAGCTTGTAGTTGGTGCCGGTTGCCGTGTTCCGCAGTACCAGCTCGAGGTTGCGGGGGTTGAAAGGTGTGGCGTAGCCGTCGTTGTGGACGGTGAACGAGATCGGCAGGCTGCCGCCGGGGGAGGCGGCGGCGGGATAGCTGCCGGAGGTCAGGCGGAAGCGGTAGCCGAGGTTCTTGGTGACGGTCGCCAGGCAGCCGCCGGCGGTCCAGGAGTTGAGCACGTTCGGCTCGTAGTCGGTGTTGAGGTAGGACCAGTGGAACTGCGCGAGTTCGCTGGTCGCGGTGGGGCACTCGGAGCGGGGCGGGTTCGCGGCGCAGGTCTCGCCGCCCATGGCGACGTACGTCGTCTCGGCCTGGAGGTACGGGTACTCGACGGACGGGTTCTCGTAGGTGCCGAAGTCGTCGGGGCTGGCGAGGAAACAGTCGTTGTGGTGGCCGATCCGCGACAGCGCCGAGCCGTTGTAGGCGGCGCCCGGCTGGACCGGGGTGGTCGAGTACATGGTCCGTTTGAACTTCGGGGTGCGCAGCTGGATCATCCGGGTCGACGGGACGACGCTGAGGAGCTTGTCCGTGACGGCCTTGCGGTTCGCCCAGTCGGTGCTGGAGATCGTGCCGGCGTTGCCGAAGTTCTGCGTGTAGTACCACTCGCCCCAGGCGCCGATCAGTCCGGCCTGGACGACGGCGATGACGTCCTTGCCGGCGTTCAGGTACGGCGCCAACTGGTCGAGGTGCGCGAGGACGCGGTCCTTGGAGGCGTCGTCGCCGGCCGTCGAGGTGGTGTAGGCGAACCGGAGGATCAGTTTGAGGCCGGCGGCGCGGACGGTGTCGAGTTGCTGCTGGAGCTGGTCGAGGGCTGCCTGGGCGATCGGGCCGTTCTTGTACTCGGCCAGGTAGAAGACGCACATGACCAGGGAGATGCCCTGGGTGCTGCGGTAGCTCTGCAGCGTGGCTTGCGAGAAGTCGGCTTTGTCGCAGTCGCCGGTGTGGTGGTAGAGGCCGCGCTCCGGGTTGGCGAAGTTGTCGGCGGACGGGGTGTAGGTGACTCCGCCGCTGCCGGTGTAGGTGTGCGTGTACTTCGCGGAGGTCTCGAGCGGGGCCTCCGCCTGGAAGCCGTTCTCCAGGAGGTAGTCGGCGCCGGTCCCGGCCTGGGCGTAGCCGGTCGCCGTACTGCGGTCGGTGTCGACGTACACGCGGAGGAACTGCGGGGTGCCGGTGTAGGAGAAGCGGTAGGTGACGGTGGTGGCGGTGTTGGTCGCGCTGGTGCCGCTGATCGTCGCGTGGGCAGGGGTGCCCGCGGCCGTGGCCAGCAGGGCGCCGACCGTGGCAAGCGTGCTGAGCAGCCGGAACGGACGCATCATGATGCTTCCTCTCGCTGGGCGGGGCGATGGGATAATCATGGAGTCCAGGAAAATTATGTCAAGGTCTGAGCCCGTCGGTGATCGACGACTCGACCTCGTCGAGCGCCAGCCGCACCGCGCCCAGCGCCACCCCTTCGTCCGCGAACGCCGACACCCGGATCTCCGGCGTCCGCAGACACCACCGATCCAGCTCCCGCCGCAACGGCTCCACCATCACATCCGCCGACCGCGAGAACCCACCCCCGATCACCACCAGTTGCGGATCCAACGTCAACACCAACGCGGACGCCCCCACCGCCAAATCCTGCACGTACTCGTCCACCGCTGCCAGGGCCCCTTCATCACCCCCGCGGGCGGCGCCGAACACCCGCTCGAAGCCGTCTGCTTCCACCGCACCAGTTCGTTCGAGCCAGGTGTGGAGGTGTTCGGGGGCCTGTTGCCAGCCGGCGGCGGGGAGGGCTCCTATTTCGCCGGACCAGTTGGCGAAGCCGCGGTGGAGTTTGCCGTCGATGATGAGGCCCGCGCCGGTGCGGAGGCCGGCCAGGAGGAAGACGACGTCCTTGGCGTAGCGCGCGACGCCGCGCCACGTTTCGGCGAGGGCGGCCAGCTTGCAGTCGTTCTCCACGCGCACCGGGCCGGGGACCAGACGCCGTACGTGCGCGGCCAGGTCGACGCCGCTCCACTCCGGCAGCGAGTCCGACAGCATCACCTTCCCGGTCCCGTCGACGAGACCGGTGGTCGCGACGCCGGTCGCCCAGATCCCGTCCGCCCCGGTCGACGCCTTGCGCAGCGCCTTCGCCACACACCGGTCCAGCGCCGCGAGCCGCGCCCGCCGCCCGGCCGTCGCGTCGATCTCGAGCCGCGCCTGGCTGATCACCTCACCGTCGAGGTCCGTCACCAACGCGAGCACCTTGTGACCGCCGACATCCACCCCGAGCAACCGTCCGGCACCGGCGTTGAACCGGTACCGCCGCGCCGGCCGCCCCACCGACCCCGCCGCCGGCGCCACCTCCGCCAGCCACCCGCGCCCGAGCAGGTCCCGCGCGACGTCCTCGGTCGAAGCGCGCGACAGTCCTGTCCGTTTCGACAACTCGGTCAGCGTCAGCGGCTGGTCCCCGCGCAGTTCCCGCAGTACGGCGACCGCGTTGAGCTGCCGCAACCGCGACAGATCCCCGCCGGCCGGCTCCTCGGTCATCGCGGCGCTCCTCACCTAATCCAGGACTCCTGCATAACTATAAGCATCCGGACTGCGCACGGGTCTCAGGGTGTGAACGGGCGCGCCGGAAGTCTGTTGCGCACCGATGACAACGTTGTACCGTGATCTGCCGACGGTCGATCAGAAACGATTCCGCAGGTTTCCACTGAGGAGGACCAGAGTGTCCAACCCGCTGAAGATCGCGACGCTCAGCTTCTGGCACGTACATGCCGGCGACTATTCGAAGCAGGCCCAGGCGCACCCCGGGACGGAGCTGGTGGCCGTCTGGGACGACGACGCCGAGCGCGGCCGCGCCGGCGCCGAACAGTTCGGGGTCGAGTACACCGGCGACCTCGACGCGCTGCTCGCCCGCGACGACCTCGACGGCGTGGTGATCACCACGCCGACCGACGCGCACCGCGACGTGATGGTGAAGGCCGCGCAGGCCGGCAAGCACATCTACACCGAGAAAGTACTGGCCCCGACGGTCGCCGAGGCCGAGGAGATCGTCGCCGCCACCGACGCGGCCGGCGTGAAACTGACGGTCTCGCTGCCGCGGCTCGCGCACGGCTACACCACGGCGATCCGCGAAGTCCTCGACAAGGGCACGCTCGGCCGGCTGACGTACGGCCGGGTCCGGCTGTCGCACGACGGCGCGATCCCGCGCGACGGCAAGGAGGGCTGGCTGCCGCAACGGTTCTTCGAGCCGAAGGCCGCGATCGGCGGCGCGCTCACGGACCTCGGCTGCCACCCGGTGTACCTGACCCAGCTGTTCCTCGGCGCGCACCCGGAGACGGTGAGTGCGACGTACCGCTCGGTGGCCGCTCGCGGCCTGGAGGACAACGCTGTCGTGGTGGCCGGGTACGGCGACCAGAAGATCGGC containing:
- a CDS encoding DUF4832 domain-containing protein, with amino-acid sequence MRRLVTALAAIGLLLPTQAAMAHDAPRTATRGYTTSDEVIANPERGFYHHTETHYRADGKGYVPLNLTTLRNYRTQENITQILRVFYLEKFASQDVIDEQYLDLVRADFATARAAGIKVIVRFAYALPGAGWPPPTPYGDAPVARVLKHIQQLTPVLRQNVGVIEVVQSGFVGLWGEGYYTDHFSNPQDPSQVSDQNWADRKAVVTALLAALPKDRTVQVRTPYMKQRMFGVPTGTAGALTAEQAYDGSALARVGHHNDCFLASPDDFGTYLSDPIELDKDFVAQDTNYVPEGGETCNVNPPRSEWESASAEMARLHFSYLNTDYNKDVLGSWGANITTAQQKLGYRFALTQSTVTTKASPRGTVQVGLQVRNDGWAAPYNTRRVQLLFQSDKHTFKVDVPADPRRWGAGTTTDLNWTVAAPPVPGKYRVLLNLPDPRLSTQPEYSIRLANTGTWQPATGYNDLGQTVTVG
- a CDS encoding nucleoside hydrolase, whose translation is MVIPLILDCDPGHDDAMAILLAVADPAVDLLAVTTVAGNQTVDKCTLNARRVLSLAGVSSVPVAQGAAVPLARPLRIADDVHGGTGLDGPVFAGEPAVPLSAYSAHDVLVDVLRTGPATVVATGALTNVARLLIDEPDVASNITEIVWMGGSTERGNIAPLAEANAYVDPEAADVVVRSGVPFTMCGLNVTHQALVTEEVLARFERIGTPLARVCAEWMTFFASTYRELFGFAAPPLHDPVAVARVIDPAVVGCVDANLVIETRGEWTAGATVVDLDGYTGRPPNAKVAVSLDQQAFWDRMVGAVAALG
- a CDS encoding helix-turn-helix transcriptional regulator produces the protein MDNELGEFLRSRRAALEPAQVGLPDDGRLRRVPGLRREELAQLAHVSVDYIVRLEQGRTRRVSRPVLDALADALRLAADEREYLFTVADVAPAPARRPSLPDVAPQLRQLLDRMYDVPAMVLHRGMAVLAWNQGAAGLLTDFGALPLEHRNLIRLTFLDERVRALYDDWPRAARECVAVLRMEAGRTPHDPAITSLVGELSVRDADFRTWWATHQVRGPRQLTKTYNHPTAGRLTLDVQQFTVDTHPEQLLVAYTAEPGSPSYDALRFLLQVSGESVHG
- a CDS encoding ROK family transcriptional regulator, with protein sequence MTEEPAGGDLSRLRQLNAVAVLRELRGDQPLTLTELSKRTGLSRASTEDVARDLLGRGWLAEVAPAAGSVGRPARRYRFNAGAGRLLGVDVGGHKVLALVTDLDGEVISQARLEIDATAGRRARLAALDRCVAKALRKASTGADGIWATGVATTGLVDGTGKVMLSDSLPEWSGVDLAAHVRRLVPGPVRVENDCKLAALAETWRGVARYAKDVVFLLAGLRTGAGLIIDGKLHRGFANWSGEIGALPAAGWQQAPEHLHTWLERTGAVEADGFERVFGAARGGDEGALAAVDEYVQDLAVGASALVLTLDPQLVVIGGGFSRSADVMVEPLRRELDRWCLRTPEIRVSAFADEGVALGAVRLALDEVESSITDGLRP
- a CDS encoding alpha/beta hydrolase; the encoded protein is MRTNVNFISGGLELAAHVYLPEQQYDAPRPAIVVGHPGTGVKEQAAGLYAQRLAEQGFVTLAYDAAYQGESEGLPRGLEDPAQRVEDLKAAVSYLTTRADVDAERIGVLGICASGGYGLVATATDPRIKALATVSAADIARQFRVGADGTQDPAVFEGLLAAAAAARTAEARGDDVQTFKLFPETEEAARAGGQHVYEGWEYYCTPRGRHERSTKILPWVSVDHIATFDAFHAVHLIAPRPLLMMAGRNAVTAWMSVEAFQKARGPKQFSWIENATHVDLYDRDEYVTPAVAELTTFFDGALRAA
- a CDS encoding Gfo/Idh/MocA family oxidoreductase, with product MSNPLKIATLSFWHVHAGDYSKQAQAHPGTELVAVWDDDAERGRAGAEQFGVEYTGDLDALLARDDLDGVVITTPTDAHRDVMVKAAQAGKHIYTEKVLAPTVAEAEEIVAATDAAGVKLTVSLPRLAHGYTTAIREVLDKGTLGRLTYGRVRLSHDGAIPRDGKEGWLPQRFFEPKAAIGGALTDLGCHPVYLTQLFLGAHPETVSATYRSVAARGLEDNAVVVAGYGDQKIGVIEAGFASGNPFTIELFGTDGTLTYTDRGNVLLVNGEQVDVPEHSPDPFAQWVGHITDGTRADDNIERAVELTRFVVAANAAAETNRVISYS
- a CDS encoding DUF4832 domain-containing protein, encoding MMRPFRLLSTLATVGALLATAAGTPAHATISGTSATNTATTVTYRFSYTGTPQFLRVYVDTDRSTATGYAQAGTGADYLLENGFQAEAPLETSAKYTHTYTGSGGVTYTPSADNFANPERGLYHHTGDCDKADFSQATLQSYRSTQGISLVMCVFYLAEYKNGPIAQAALDQLQQQLDTVRAAGLKLILRFAYTTSTAGDDASKDRVLAHLDQLAPYLNAGKDVIAVVQAGLIGAWGEWYYTQNFGNAGTISSTDWANRKAVTDKLLSVVPSTRMIQLRTPKFKRTMYSTTPVQPGAAYNGSALSRIGHHNDCFLASPDDFGTYENPSVEYPYLQAETTYVAMGGETCAANPPRSECPTATSELAQFHWSYLNTDYEPNVLNSWTAGGCLATVTKNLGYRFRLTSGSYPAAASPGGSLPISFTVHNDGYATPFNPRNLELVLRNTATGTNYKLPLTSDPRRWTAGTSTTVQQTLTVPTNLPAGSYTLLLNLPDPLLSTRPEYSIRLANQGTWDAATGMNSLLHTLTVS